From a region of the Rhodococcus sp. 4CII genome:
- the nrdI gene encoding class Ib ribonucleoside-diphosphate reductase assembly flavoprotein NrdI produces MTSLVYFSSASENTHRFVQKLGVPATRIPLHDRAGTFEVDEPYVLILPTYGGGITATGRDTSYVPKQVIRFLNNTHNRSLIRGVIAAGNTNFGESYCYAGNVISQKCRVPYLYRFELMGTAEDVVAVRDGLEQFMESEQWHRQSQTQPRLGV; encoded by the coding sequence ATGACATCGCTGGTGTACTTCTCCAGCGCCTCGGAGAACACCCATCGCTTCGTTCAGAAGTTGGGTGTCCCGGCCACGCGCATTCCGTTGCACGACCGCGCGGGCACGTTCGAGGTCGATGAGCCGTACGTCCTGATCCTGCCGACCTACGGGGGCGGCATCACCGCGACCGGTCGGGACACGAGCTACGTGCCCAAGCAGGTCATCAGATTCCTCAACAACACGCACAATCGCTCCCTCATCCGTGGGGTGATCGCTGCAGGCAATACGAACTTCGGCGAGTCGTATTGCTATGCCGGAAACGTGATTTCGCAGAAGTGCAGGGTTCCGTACTTGTACCGCTTCGAGCTCATGGGTACCGCCGAAGACGTAGTAGCAGTCCGGGACGGGCTCGAACAATTCATGGAGAGTGAACAGTGGCACCGACAATCACAGACACAGCCCCGGCTGGGAGTGTAG
- a CDS encoding redoxin NrdH codes for MSITVYTKPACVQCNATYRALDKAGIEYSVVDITEDPEARDYVMALGYLQAPVIVAGDEHWSGFRPDRIKTLSANAA; via the coding sequence ATGAGCATCACCGTCTACACCAAGCCCGCTTGCGTTCAGTGCAATGCCACCTACCGGGCCCTCGACAAGGCGGGCATCGAATACTCCGTCGTCGACATCACCGAAGACCCCGAAGCCCGGGACTACGTCATGGCACTGGGATACCTGCAGGCGCCCGTGATCGTGGCCGGTGACGAGCACTGGTCGGGCTTCCGCCCCGACCGCATCAAGACCCTCTCGGCAAACGCTGCTTGA
- a CDS encoding siderophore-interacting protein — translation MPEEPLDWSAPVARTRRVTPNMQRITLAGGDLGRFESSGIPDERLLLAFPPDGAEKRSYTVRRWDPDALEMDIDFAVHAGGTAAHWAASARPGDRLGFSTASGWYTPPTDAQWQLLLADMTALPAVGRIIEELPGSARVHVIAEVTTPDDRQQFTTDAALTVTWLHGSGNGAGDSVLAEAARDWSRPDAPGYVWFAGEATVSRVVRRWLRHDLGWPAERYDVIGYWRDNKEEWIARYETVREQIEAARDSALAAGDDFDSVRDAVDAALDRTGL, via the coding sequence ATGCCCGAAGAGCCCCTCGATTGGTCGGCGCCCGTGGCGCGCACCCGGCGGGTGACGCCGAACATGCAGAGGATCACCCTCGCCGGCGGAGATCTCGGCCGATTCGAATCCAGCGGGATACCCGACGAGCGGCTGCTCCTCGCGTTCCCACCGGACGGCGCGGAGAAGCGCAGTTACACCGTGCGCCGCTGGGATCCGGATGCCCTGGAGATGGACATCGACTTCGCCGTCCACGCGGGCGGGACCGCTGCGCACTGGGCCGCGAGCGCACGCCCGGGCGACAGGCTCGGGTTCTCCACCGCCTCGGGGTGGTACACGCCGCCCACCGATGCGCAGTGGCAGCTCCTGCTCGCCGACATGACGGCACTGCCCGCCGTCGGCCGGATCATCGAGGAACTACCCGGTTCGGCTCGCGTGCACGTGATCGCGGAGGTCACCACACCAGACGACCGACAGCAGTTCACCACGGATGCCGCACTGACCGTGACCTGGCTGCACGGGAGCGGCAACGGCGCCGGGGACAGCGTGCTCGCCGAGGCGGCCCGCGACTGGTCGCGACCGGATGCGCCGGGCTACGTGTGGTTCGCGGGCGAGGCCACGGTGTCTCGGGTGGTACGGCGCTGGTTGCGACACGACCTGGGCTGGCCCGCGGAGCGGTACGACGTCATCGGCTATTGGCGCGACAACAAGGAGGAGTGGATCGCGCGGTACGAGACGGTGCGCGAACAGATAGAAGCCGCCAGGGATTCTGCCCTGGCGGCCGGTGACGACTTCGACTCGGTGCGGGACGCCGTCGACGCAGCCCTGGATCGGACCGGGCTGTAG
- a CDS encoding NAD(P)H-dependent oxidoreductase, translated as MSQTNVLVLVGSLRAASVNRQLAETAVAVAPEGAEVIVFDGLGEVPFYNEDIDVAGSIPAVEALRDAAGHADALLLLTPEYNGTIPAVLKNAIDWISRPYGTGAVKDKPVAVISASPSGNGAQWAHEDTRKAVRIAGGKVLEDVTLAIGGTIDKFGDRHPRENAEVAQQVAGVVASLVDATKQLVDA; from the coding sequence ATGTCACAGACCAACGTTCTCGTTCTCGTCGGCAGCCTGCGCGCCGCCTCGGTCAACCGTCAGCTCGCCGAGACCGCGGTCGCCGTGGCGCCCGAGGGTGCCGAGGTGATCGTGTTCGACGGACTCGGAGAGGTTCCCTTCTACAACGAAGACATCGACGTCGCCGGTTCCATTCCCGCCGTCGAGGCGCTGCGTGACGCCGCAGGCCACGCCGATGCGCTGCTGCTCCTGACGCCCGAGTACAACGGCACCATCCCCGCCGTTCTCAAGAACGCCATCGACTGGATCTCGCGGCCGTACGGCACCGGCGCCGTGAAGGACAAGCCCGTCGCCGTCATCAGCGCCTCGCCCAGCGGCAACGGCGCACAGTGGGCGCACGAAGACACCCGCAAGGCCGTCCGCATCGCCGGCGGAAAGGTCCTCGAGGACGTCACCCTTGCCATCGGCGGCACCATCGACAAGTTCGGTGACCGTCACCCGCGCGAGAACGCCGAGGTCGCGCAGCAGGTCGCCGGCGTCGTCGCCAGCCTCGTCGACGCCACGAAGCAGCTCGTCGACGCCTGA
- a CDS encoding TetR/AcrR family transcriptional regulator translates to MTSPLLPQIGVDPPERGDAARNRRLLLDAAALLVAERGVDAVTMDAVACKAGVGKGTVFRRFGSRSGLMHALLDHTERELQQGFMFGPPPLGPGADPIDRLIAFGHARIAIVEVQGEVQRAAENSLEFRFAAPARAVSVHHVVSLLRAAGVQGDHQLLACSLLAPLEATLVLHELRDLGMSVERLGNAWEDLIRRVTRS, encoded by the coding sequence GTGACCAGCCCCCTCCTGCCCCAGATCGGAGTCGATCCCCCCGAACGCGGAGACGCCGCACGCAACCGCCGCCTCCTGCTCGATGCGGCTGCGCTACTGGTGGCCGAGCGGGGAGTCGACGCCGTCACCATGGACGCCGTCGCCTGCAAGGCCGGTGTGGGCAAGGGCACAGTGTTCCGCCGGTTCGGCAGCCGGTCCGGTCTCATGCACGCACTTCTCGACCACACCGAACGCGAACTCCAGCAGGGCTTCATGTTCGGTCCCCCGCCCCTCGGGCCCGGCGCCGACCCGATCGACCGCCTGATCGCCTTCGGCCACGCCCGCATCGCGATCGTCGAGGTACAGGGCGAGGTGCAACGCGCCGCGGAGAACTCCCTCGAGTTCCGTTTCGCCGCACCCGCGCGGGCGGTCTCGGTGCACCACGTCGTGTCCCTGCTCCGCGCCGCGGGGGTGCAGGGCGACCACCAACTGCTCGCCTGCTCGCTCCTCGCGCCGCTCGAGGCCACCCTGGTGCTGCACGAACTGCGCGACCTCGGGATGTCGGTGGAGCGTCTCGGCAACGCCTGGGAGGACCTGATCCGGCGCGTCACCCGATCGTGA
- a CDS encoding META domain-containing protein encodes MRTTAVTLAFLTFASLTACGGEDQTAPPDPSGRTFVSTSVEGDPIPGGGPLVLGFTDTGRVSVEAGCNQGSADVDLSGGKVVAGPLAMTLMACPGEAAGADAWVTGLLDAQPTWTLDGDRLTLTTATGAVTLTDERVARPDRPVVGTTWTVTALISPDAVTTTAALERTAPQMLIANDGSASGFTGCNQMRGSADVQRGSITFGPWATTRMACPPDVTEVERAVLAALTGETTYSVRSDTLRVTNADGFGLTFRAS; translated from the coding sequence ATGCGCACCACCGCCGTCACTCTCGCGTTCCTGACGTTCGCCTCGCTCACCGCGTGCGGCGGGGAGGATCAGACCGCGCCGCCGGATCCGTCGGGCCGCACATTCGTCTCCACCTCCGTCGAAGGCGATCCCATTCCCGGCGGTGGGCCGCTCGTGCTCGGGTTCACCGACACGGGACGCGTCTCCGTCGAGGCAGGGTGCAATCAGGGCAGCGCCGACGTCGATCTGTCCGGCGGGAAGGTGGTGGCAGGCCCGCTCGCGATGACGCTGATGGCGTGCCCGGGAGAGGCGGCCGGCGCGGACGCCTGGGTGACGGGACTCCTGGACGCGCAACCGACCTGGACCCTCGACGGCGACCGGCTCACCCTGACCACGGCCACCGGTGCGGTGACGCTGACCGACGAGCGGGTCGCCCGGCCGGATCGGCCCGTCGTCGGGACCACCTGGACGGTGACGGCGCTGATCAGCCCGGATGCGGTCACGACGACAGCGGCGCTCGAGCGGACCGCGCCCCAGATGCTGATCGCGAACGACGGTTCCGCGTCCGGGTTCACCGGCTGCAACCAGATGCGCGGGTCCGCGGACGTGCAGCGGGGTTCGATCACGTTCGGGCCGTGGGCCACCACCCGGATGGCCTGCCCCCCGGACGTCACCGAGGTCGAGCGTGCGGTTCTCGCCGCGCTGACCGGAGAAACGACCTACAGCGTCCGTTCGGACACGTTGCGGGTGACCAACGCCGACGGGTTCGGGTTGACGTTCCGGGCGAGTTAG
- a CDS encoding nucleosidase has protein sequence MSRSDVLVVSATKAEAVHVPSEFEVLITGIGKVSAAVAVASALADYPRTDRPLVVNIGTAGALHEHHSGLFTPSTVLNHDISGDAIRALGHEVADLLDLPDGDGSVLATGDLFVADAAVRDVLARRADLVDMEGFAVAYASARSGARCRLVKHVSDAADDSALDWPARIDGSARALGAWLAAL, from the coding sequence ATGAGTAGATCGGACGTCCTGGTGGTCAGCGCGACCAAGGCGGAGGCCGTGCACGTCCCGTCCGAGTTCGAGGTGCTGATCACCGGCATCGGCAAGGTGAGCGCTGCCGTGGCCGTGGCGTCCGCCCTCGCCGACTACCCGCGGACGGACAGGCCGCTCGTCGTCAACATCGGCACCGCGGGTGCGTTGCACGAGCATCACAGCGGCCTGTTCACGCCGTCGACCGTGCTGAACCACGACATCAGCGGCGACGCCATCCGCGCTCTCGGACACGAGGTCGCCGACCTCCTCGACCTGCCGGACGGCGACGGTTCCGTGCTCGCGACCGGCGATCTGTTCGTGGCGGATGCCGCCGTGCGCGACGTCCTGGCCCGGCGAGCCGACCTCGTGGACATGGAAGGGTTCGCCGTCGCCTACGCCAGCGCCCGCAGCGGTGCCCGGTGCCGGCTGGTCAAACACGTCAGTGACGCGGCCGACGATTCCGCCCTGGACTGGCCCGCCCGGATCGATGGGAGCGCCCGGGCACTGGGCGCCTGGCTCGCGGCCCTCTAA
- the nadE gene encoding ammonia-dependent NAD(+) synthetase, producing MSNLRAQILEELGARPTIDAAEEIRKRVQFLKDYLLSTPATGFVLGISGGQDSTLTGRLAQLAATELRKEGHDAEFVAVRLPYGTQADESDAQISLDFIKPDRSVVVNVKPGADATAKESSEALRDIIGDGGALRDFVRGNIKARERMVIQYSIAGQLGYLVLGTDHAAEAITGFFTKYGDGGVDVTPLTGLSKRQGAALLRELGAPESTWKKVPTADLEDDRPALPDEEALGVTYAQIDDYLEGKDVPDAVAEKLEAMFLGTRHKRTVPVTPLDTWWR from the coding sequence ATGTCGAATCTACGTGCGCAGATCCTCGAGGAACTCGGTGCCCGGCCCACCATCGACGCGGCCGAGGAGATCCGAAAGCGCGTTCAGTTCCTGAAGGACTATCTGCTGTCGACCCCGGCCACGGGCTTCGTCCTGGGGATCAGCGGCGGTCAGGACAGCACCCTCACCGGACGTCTCGCGCAGCTCGCGGCGACCGAGCTCCGCAAGGAGGGCCACGACGCCGAGTTCGTTGCCGTCCGACTCCCCTACGGCACCCAGGCCGACGAGTCGGATGCGCAGATCTCCCTCGACTTCATCAAGCCCGACCGGTCGGTGGTCGTCAACGTGAAGCCCGGTGCGGACGCCACCGCGAAGGAATCGTCCGAGGCGCTGCGCGACATCATCGGCGACGGCGGAGCACTGCGCGATTTCGTCCGCGGCAACATCAAGGCCCGCGAGCGCATGGTGATCCAGTACTCCATCGCCGGACAACTCGGATACCTCGTCCTCGGCACCGATCACGCCGCCGAGGCGATCACCGGATTCTTCACCAAGTACGGCGACGGCGGCGTGGACGTCACCCCCCTCACCGGGTTGTCCAAGCGCCAGGGCGCGGCCCTCCTGCGCGAACTCGGCGCACCCGAGAGCACGTGGAAGAAGGTTCCCACCGCCGACCTCGAGGACGATCGTCCCGCCCTCCCCGACGAGGAGGCGCTGGGAGTGACGTACGCGCAGATCGACGACTACCTCGAGGGCAAGGACGTGCCGGACGCCGTCGCCGAGAAGCTCGAGGCGATGTTCCTCGGCACCCGGCACAAGCGGACGGTCCCGGTGACGCCGCTCGACACCTGGTGGCGGTGA
- a CDS encoding SDR family oxidoreductase — protein sequence MVQALVVGGTGTAGRQVVKEFLARGHSVRVLTRHGGAPGSEIVHFHGDLVTGDGLAEALDGVDVVVDTTDGKTRGTRAVLERGSENLLATADGAGVRRAVLLSIVNVDRSEFAYYQAKRKQELVYENASMDTTVVRATQFHDFIPMIAKPASRVGVIPAFSKTSFQTIDTRDVATALVDAALATEPSPDGPITIGGPEVRTARDLTTAWKKATGTHGVVVTVPLPGAMGKFLRDGSNLVPDNQFGTITFNRWLSDAARAQA from the coding sequence ATGGTCCAGGCGCTGGTCGTGGGCGGTACCGGCACGGCGGGTCGGCAGGTAGTCAAGGAGTTCCTTGCGCGCGGCCACTCGGTCCGGGTCCTGACCCGGCACGGCGGTGCCCCCGGAAGCGAAATCGTCCATTTCCACGGCGATCTCGTCACCGGTGACGGCCTCGCGGAGGCTCTCGACGGCGTCGACGTGGTGGTCGACACCACCGATGGCAAGACCCGTGGCACGCGGGCCGTGCTCGAGCGGGGCAGCGAGAACCTGCTCGCCACCGCGGACGGCGCCGGCGTGCGACGCGCCGTCCTCCTCTCCATCGTCAACGTCGATCGGAGCGAATTCGCGTACTACCAGGCGAAGCGCAAGCAGGAACTGGTGTACGAGAACGCGTCGATGGACACGACGGTCGTGCGGGCCACCCAGTTCCACGACTTCATTCCCATGATCGCGAAGCCGGCGAGCAGGGTCGGAGTGATTCCCGCCTTCTCCAAGACGAGTTTCCAGACCATCGATACCCGGGACGTCGCGACCGCACTGGTCGACGCCGCCCTGGCCACCGAGCCGTCCCCGGACGGCCCGATCACCATCGGCGGCCCCGAGGTGCGCACCGCCCGCGACCTCACGACGGCGTGGAAGAAGGCCACGGGCACGCACGGTGTCGTCGTGACCGTCCCGCTCCCCGGCGCGATGGGGAAATTCCTGCGGGACGGGTCGAACCTGGTGCCCGACAATCAGTTCGGAACGATCACCTTCAACCGGTGGCTGTCCGACGCCGCCCGCGCGCAGGCCTAG
- a CDS encoding MoaD/ThiS family protein produces MVDVTGISVRYFAAAADAAGCTKETLDLPATADLAQVKELLLAKYGPDMQQVLSVSAFLVDSELTRDLTRTAGAQVDVLPPFAGG; encoded by the coding sequence GTGGTTGACGTGACGGGTATCTCGGTTCGGTATTTCGCCGCCGCCGCCGACGCCGCGGGGTGCACCAAGGAGACTCTCGATCTCCCCGCGACCGCAGACCTCGCCCAGGTGAAAGAACTTCTCCTCGCCAAGTACGGTCCCGACATGCAGCAGGTGCTGTCGGTCTCGGCGTTTCTCGTCGATTCCGAACTGACGCGCGATCTCACCCGGACGGCAGGCGCCCAGGTGGATGTGCTGCCGCCGTTCGCCGGCGGCTAG
- the moaA gene encoding GTP 3',8-cyclase MoaA produces MTTVEMGIPSVRSSVSLVGRPDVDQLVDRFGRVARDLRVSITEKCSLRCTYCMPEEGLPAIPAQNLLTANEIVRLVDIAVHRLGVREVRFTGGEPLMRVDLEQMIAGCAARVPGIPLAMTTNAVGLEHRAAGLARAGLTRVNVSLDSVDREHFARLTRRDRLPSVMAGIRAAARAGLAPMKINAVLMPETLSGAADLLEWCLREGVTLRFIEEMPLDADHEWARENMVTADRLLAVLGERFTLTEHGRDDPSAPAEEWLVDGGPATVGIIASVTRSFCADCDRTRLTAEGTVRSCLFSDQEIDLRAALRSGADDEELAQLWRGAMWNKWAGHGINADGFAPPERSMGAIGG; encoded by the coding sequence ATGACGACAGTGGAGATGGGTATCCCGTCCGTCCGGTCGTCGGTCTCGCTCGTCGGCAGACCGGACGTCGACCAGCTGGTCGACCGGTTCGGCCGCGTCGCGCGGGACCTGCGGGTGTCCATCACCGAGAAGTGTTCGCTGCGCTGCACGTACTGCATGCCCGAGGAGGGCCTGCCCGCGATTCCGGCGCAGAACCTGCTCACCGCGAACGAGATCGTCCGGCTCGTCGACATCGCCGTCCATCGCCTCGGCGTGCGCGAGGTCCGGTTCACCGGGGGCGAACCGCTGATGCGGGTGGACCTCGAGCAGATGATCGCCGGATGCGCCGCGCGCGTGCCGGGTATCCCGCTGGCGATGACCACCAACGCGGTCGGTCTCGAGCACCGCGCGGCCGGGCTCGCGCGTGCAGGTCTGACACGGGTCAATGTCTCCCTCGATTCGGTCGATCGCGAGCACTTCGCGCGGCTGACGAGGCGGGACCGACTGCCGTCGGTGATGGCCGGTATCCGAGCCGCCGCCAGAGCCGGACTGGCGCCGATGAAGATCAATGCGGTGCTGATGCCCGAAACGCTCAGCGGCGCGGCCGATCTCCTGGAATGGTGCCTGCGCGAGGGCGTCACGCTACGGTTCATCGAGGAGATGCCGCTCGATGCCGATCACGAGTGGGCACGCGAGAACATGGTCACCGCCGACCGGTTACTGGCCGTCCTCGGCGAGCGGTTCACGCTCACCGAACACGGCCGGGACGACCCGTCGGCACCGGCCGAGGAGTGGCTCGTCGACGGTGGTCCGGCCACGGTCGGGATCATTGCGTCCGTCACCAGGTCGTTCTGCGCCGACTGCGATCGCACCAGGCTCACCGCCGAGGGAACGGTACGGTCGTGCCTGTTCAGCGATCAGGAGATCGACCTGCGGGCGGCGCTGCGGTCGGGTGCGGACGACGAGGAGCTGGCGCAGTTGTGGCGCGGCGCGATGTGGAACAAGTGGGCAGGGCACGGAATCAACGCGGACGGTTTCGCTCCGCCGGAACGCAGTATGGGAGCAATCGGTGGTTGA
- the glp gene encoding gephyrin-like molybdotransferase Glp: MTARSVEQHAQHVAELLATLHERPAEEIPLGESLGRVLAADVHSPVDLPLFRNSQMDGYAVDAASVASVPAVLPVRGVIAAGPAGTTTHTPGTAYRIMTGAPIPDGADAIVPVEDTEATDGQVRIERSRTAGEFVRERGSDVREGMLLLPAGSALAARHIAVLAAVGLQHVPVLPRPRVAVITTGAELVDAGTVLHPGEIYDSNGIALASSARANGAEVVSITRSGDDPAEFRTLLAEATTTADLVLTSGGVSMGDFEVVKETLTPLGAHFGHVAMQPGGPQGTAVVDGTPVLNFPGNPVSTLVSFEVFARPEIRRAAGLPPTESEELPLAAAVTSIPGKRQFLRARRTGAGVELVSGPGSHLVAAMAWADVLVDVPADVTALDAGQLVKVIPL, from the coding sequence GTGACCGCACGCTCTGTGGAGCAACACGCCCAGCACGTCGCCGAACTTCTCGCGACCCTCCACGAGCGGCCGGCGGAGGAGATTCCGCTCGGGGAGTCACTCGGGCGCGTCCTCGCCGCCGACGTCCACTCCCCCGTCGACCTGCCGTTGTTCCGAAATTCGCAGATGGACGGGTACGCGGTCGACGCCGCATCCGTGGCTTCGGTCCCGGCGGTACTGCCGGTGCGGGGCGTGATCGCGGCGGGACCGGCAGGCACCACCACCCATACTCCCGGGACCGCCTACCGGATCATGACCGGTGCGCCGATCCCCGACGGCGCCGACGCGATCGTCCCGGTCGAGGACACCGAGGCCACCGACGGACAGGTCCGCATCGAACGCTCCCGCACCGCCGGCGAGTTCGTGCGCGAGCGCGGCAGCGACGTCCGCGAAGGCATGCTCCTTCTGCCCGCAGGCAGTGCGCTCGCCGCCCGGCATATCGCCGTCCTCGCCGCCGTCGGCTTGCAGCACGTCCCGGTGCTACCGCGCCCGCGGGTCGCCGTGATCACCACCGGCGCCGAACTCGTGGACGCCGGCACCGTGCTGCATCCGGGAGAAATCTACGACTCCAACGGAATCGCCCTCGCGTCGAGCGCCAGGGCCAACGGCGCCGAGGTCGTCTCGATCACGCGCAGCGGCGACGACCCCGCCGAGTTCCGGACCCTGCTCGCGGAGGCGACCACCACCGCCGATCTCGTGCTCACGTCCGGCGGGGTGTCGATGGGCGATTTCGAGGTGGTCAAGGAAACCCTCACACCGCTCGGCGCACACTTCGGTCACGTGGCGATGCAGCCGGGCGGCCCCCAGGGCACCGCCGTGGTGGACGGCACACCCGTCCTCAACTTCCCCGGCAACCCCGTGAGCACCCTCGTCTCGTTCGAGGTGTTCGCGCGCCCCGAGATCCGGCGCGCAGCGGGTCTCCCCCCGACCGAATCCGAGGAACTGCCGCTCGCCGCGGCCGTCACCTCCATTCCGGGCAAGCGGCAGTTCCTCCGCGCCCGCCGTACCGGTGCCGGGGTCGAACTCGTCTCCGGCCCCGGTTCCCATCTCGTCGCCGCGATGGCATGGGCGGACGTCCTCGTCGACGTTCCGGCCGACGTCACCGCGCTCGACGCAGGCCAACTCGTGAAGGTGATCCCCCTATGA
- the moaCB gene encoding bifunctional molybdenum cofactor biosynthesis protein MoaC/MoaB produces MTDLTHLDSEGRARMVDVSAKADTTRTAVAAGQLVTTPAVIELVRADDLPKADVLATARIAGISGAKKTSELIPLCHQLALSSVKLEFGFTDTAITIEATAKTKGPTGVEMEALTAVAVAGLTLHDMVKAVDPAATLDGVRLLTKDGGKRGHWTREQQSTGIPTVAPRSAAVLVASTGGARGTREDTTGPVIASWLEERGFTTRGPLVYADADIAAGLADALSGSPALVISTGGTGVSPTDATPEATRAVLDRELPGVADAIRNRGTEVTPHASLSRGLAGVSNGTVVVNLPGSPGGVKDGLSVLDPIVDHLLAQVAGGGAHDA; encoded by the coding sequence ATGACCGACCTGACACACCTCGACAGCGAGGGCCGCGCCCGCATGGTCGACGTGAGTGCGAAAGCGGACACGACCCGAACCGCGGTGGCCGCCGGGCAACTGGTCACCACACCCGCGGTGATCGAACTGGTCAGGGCGGACGACCTCCCGAAGGCCGACGTCCTCGCGACGGCCCGGATCGCCGGGATCTCGGGTGCGAAGAAGACGTCCGAGCTGATTCCGCTCTGCCATCAGCTCGCGCTGTCGTCGGTGAAGCTGGAGTTCGGATTCACCGACACCGCCATCACCATCGAGGCCACGGCGAAGACGAAGGGCCCGACCGGCGTCGAGATGGAGGCCCTCACCGCTGTCGCGGTCGCCGGACTGACGTTGCACGACATGGTGAAAGCGGTCGACCCGGCCGCGACGCTGGACGGGGTCCGGCTGCTCACGAAGGACGGCGGCAAGCGTGGGCACTGGACGCGGGAGCAGCAGAGCACCGGAATTCCCACGGTGGCACCGCGATCCGCGGCCGTGCTCGTCGCTTCCACCGGCGGGGCGAGGGGCACCCGGGAAGACACCACCGGCCCGGTCATCGCGTCGTGGCTCGAGGAACGGGGCTTCACCACCCGCGGTCCGCTCGTCTACGCCGACGCGGACATCGCGGCCGGCCTCGCCGACGCACTGTCCGGAAGTCCGGCATTGGTCATCAGCACCGGCGGCACCGGCGTCTCCCCCACCGATGCCACCCCGGAGGCCACCCGCGCCGTCCTCGATCGAGAACTCCCCGGTGTCGCCGACGCCATCCGGAACCGCGGAACCGAGGTGACCCCGCACGCCTCGCTGAGCCGCGGACTCGCCGGTGTGTCGAACGGCACAGTCGTGGTGAATCTCCCCGGCTCGCCGGGCGGGGTGAAGGACGGATTGTCCGTCCTCGACCCCATCGTCGATCATCTTCTCGCCCAGGTTGCCGGTGGAGGTGCCCACGATGCCTGA
- a CDS encoding molybdenum cofactor biosynthesis protein MoaE, protein MPDILAQISDQPLDPAVVDAAVTGPEHGAVVVFTGVVRNHDGGQSVSALEYQSHPDAERFLRTVCEEVAASSGLPVAAIHRVGSLTVGDLAVVAAVAAPHRGEAFAACAELVERIKHEVPIWKRQKFADGASEWVGL, encoded by the coding sequence ATGCCTGACATTCTCGCCCAGATCTCGGATCAGCCGCTCGATCCCGCCGTCGTCGACGCCGCCGTGACCGGGCCCGAACACGGCGCAGTCGTCGTGTTCACCGGCGTCGTCCGCAATCACGATGGCGGACAATCCGTTTCGGCACTCGAATACCAGTCGCACCCGGACGCCGAACGCTTCCTCCGCACCGTATGCGAGGAGGTCGCGGCCTCCTCCGGACTCCCCGTGGCGGCCATCCACCGGGTGGGGTCCCTCACTGTCGGCGACCTCGCGGTGGTCGCCGCGGTCGCGGCTCCGCACCGCGGCGAGGCGTTCGCCGCGTGCGCCGAACTGGTGGAGCGGATCAAGCACGAGGTGCCCATCTGGAAGCGGCAGAAGTTCGCCGACGGGGCCTCGGAATGGGTCGGTCTGTGA